The sequence GCAGGAGCCAAAGTTCTTCGCCGGCCAGACGCACCGGGTAGGGCGCATTCATCGGGATTTATCCTTGTCGGCGCTATTCTCCAGATCACCGACCATTCGCCTGATGCGATCAGCGAGTTTTTCCGAACTCATGCTTTCGCGCATGCGTTCCACCAGCAGCGGAAACCCTAGCGGTGTAGGACGTTTGAGCTGATGCACGTCCAGTTTCATCCCGTTGATCCGCTCCAATGTCTGTTCCAGGCGACCAATATCCAGTTCTTCGCGTAAGACTTCTTCCCCGGCCTGCGCCAGCAACAGGTTGTCGGCGTCGTATTGTTTGAATACTTCGAAGAACAAACCGCTGGATGCCTGTACCTGCCGGGTGCTTTTCGGCGCGCCTGGGTAGCCGGCGAAGACCAGCCCGGCAATCCGCGCGATCTCGCGAAAGCGCCGCAGCGCCAGTTCGCCGGCATTCAGGCTGGCCATAACGTCCGTTAACAAATCATCAGCATTGAAGAGATCGGTATTCAAATACTCGGCCCAGTCGATCGGCGTAGCGCTGAGCAATTCCAGGCCGTAATCGTTCACCGCAATGGAAAACGTCACGGGCTGCCGTTGACTGACGCGCCATGCCAGCAGGCTCGCCAGGCCCAGATGCACTTGGCGCCCGGCAAACGGATAAAGGAAAAGGTGCCAGCCCTCGCGGGACTTCAATACTTCGGCCAACAGGTTTTCTGTGGTGGGCAAACCCGACCAGCGCATCTGGGTTTCCAGCAAGGGTCGCAATGCCTGCATTTCCGGGCCGATAAACTCGCCCTGCGCGGCGGCACTGAAGCGCCTGACCACGGCCTCAGCCAATTCGTTTGAAAGTGGCATCCGCCCGCCATTCCAGCGCGGTACGGCGGCTTTCTTCGCAGTGCTGCGTTTGACGTAAGCGGTCATGTTTTCCACTCGCACCAACTCCAGCAAACGCCCGGCGAAGAGAAAACCATCACCGGGTTTGAGCCGCGCGATAAAGCCTTCCTCGACACTGCCCAGCTGTTTACCACCGCCGCCCTTGCTCCAGAATTTCAGCTGGATGCTGGCATCGCTGACGATCGTGCCGATGCTCATGCGATGACGCCGCGCCAATCGTGCATCGGGCACACGCCAGATGCCGTGCTCGTCCGGTTCGACCCGGCGATAGTCCGGATAGGCTGTCAGAGACATCCCGCCATGGCGTACGAAAGCCAGCGCCCACGCCCAATCGGCGGGTGTCAGGTCACGATATGCCCAGGCACCGCGGACTTCTTCGTACAAGTCCTCAGGAATAAAGCCACCGCCAAGGGCCATGCTGACCAAATGCTGCACCAGTACATCCAGCGGTTTGTGCGGTGACAGGCGTGGTTCGATACGCCGTTGTTCGACGGCATCGCCGGCGGCAGCCGCTTCGATCAATTCAAGGCTGTGCGTTGGCACCAGTGTCACTCGCGACGTGCGTCCCGGTGCATGACCGGAGCGCCCGGCGCGTTGCATCAAACGCGCGACACCTTTGGCCGAGCCTATTTGCAATACGCGCTCGACCGGCAGGAAATCCACGCCCAGATCCAGACTCGATGTGCAGACCACGGCTTTCAGTTGCCCGTCCTTCAAGGCCTGTTCGACCCAGTCGCGGGTCTCGCGAGACAGTGAGCTGTGATGCAACGCGATCAACCCGGCCCAATCCGGCCGTGCCTCCAGCAGTGCCTGATACCAGATTTCCGATTGCGCCCGGGTGTTGGTGAAGACCAGCGTGCTGGCGCAGGCATCCAGTTCGGCAACGACCTGCGGCAACATTTTGAGACCGATGTGCCCGGCCCAGGGAAAACGCTCGATGGCCGGTGGGAGGAGGGTGTCAACCTTCAGCGATTTTTCGCTTTGTCCTTGAATACTGATTCCGCCGCCCTGCGGGATTAGCACCTGCTCGGCGTGGGATTGATTACCGAGGGTCGCGGATACGCCCCAGACAATCAGATCAGGTTGCCAATGGCGCAGGCGGGCCAATGCCAATTGCAACTGCACGCCGCGCTTGTTGCCCAGCAGTTCGTGCCACTCATCGACGACGATCATGCGCAAACTCGACAGCGCGACTTGTGCGTCGGCGCGCGCCAGCAGCAGTGTCAGGCTTTCCGGCGTGGTGATCAGCGTGGTCGGCAGGCGTCGGCTTTGGCGGGCGCGTTCGCTGCTGCTGGTGTCACCGGTGCGCAGGCCGATGCTCCACGGGATCTGCAGATCATCGACAGGTGTTTGCAAGGCGCGTGCAGTATCGGCGGCGAGCGCGCGCATGGGGGTGATCCACAGCACTGTCAGCGGTTCGGCCGGTTGTTTGCGTTTACGCGATGTTTCGACGGCAGGCTGCGAGCGGGCAAAGCGATTGAGCGCGGCAAACCACACCGCATAGGTTTTACCGGCACCGGTGCTCGCGTGCAGTAGACCGGATTCACCGTTTTTCACCGCCGCCCATACCTGTTTCTGAAAGGCGAACGGCTTCCAGTCGCGGGCGCTGAACCAGATTTTTGCCAGGTCGGGGGATTTCGCCATGCGGGCTGCGCGCGCTCTGGAGGGGTTCTTTCAGAGACCGCGCGGCGGGCAGACAAGTTTGATTTTTCAGGCTGGCACGGTGTGCTTTTTGTAGGAGTGAGCCTGCTCGCGATAGCGGTGTGTCAGTCACATTAGTATTGGATGTAATGACGCTATCGCGAGCAGGCTCACTCCTACAGGGGGATTGTGTGCGGCGTTATTTGAGGTTACCGCTGAGGAATTGCTTCAGGCGTTCGCTTTTCGGGTTGCCCAGCACTTCCTCAGGCGCGCCTTCTTCTTCCACCAAACCCTGATGCAGAAACAGCACCTGGCTGGAGACTTTCCGGGCGAAACTCATTTCGTGGGTCACCATGATCATCGTCCGGCCTTCCTCGGCCAAACCTTGAATCACCTTCAACACTTCCCCCACCAACTCCGGGTCGAGCGCCGAAGTCGGTTCATCGAACAACATCACCTCCGGCTCCATCGCCAACGCCCGGGCAATCGCCACGCGCTGTTGCTGCCCGCCGGAGAGAAACGCTGGATATTGATCCGCCACCCGCGCCGGCAGACCGACCTTGTCCAGATAACGCCGCGCACGATCGTCGGCTTCCTGTTTGCTGCAACCCAACACCCGGCGCGGGGCCATGGTGATGTTTTCCAGCACGGTCATGTGGCTCCACAGGTTGAAATGCTGGAACACCATTGCCAGACGCGTGCGCAGGCGTTGCAGCTCAGCAGCGTCGGCGACGTGCATGCCGTGGCGGTCGGTGACCATGCGGATCGCCTGGCCATCGAGGCTCATGGCGCCATCATTGGGTTGTTCGAGAAAATTGATGCAGCGCAAAAAGGTGCTTTTGCCCGAGCCGCTGGCGCCGATCAGGCTGATCACGTCGCCGGTCTTGGCCTTGAGCGACACGCCTTTGAGCACCTGATGGTCGCCATAGCTTTTATGCAGGCCTTCAACGGTCAGTTTGTACATGGGACAGACATCCTCAAGGCGAAAGTAGGTAGCCGCTGCGATAGGCTTCGGCGCCCGCGACGTGGGCGATGACCATACCGGCGGTGGCCATGCGTCGCAGCGAGCGGGCGTACATCAGGCCGGCGCTGGTGCAATGAATGGGGGTGATCCGGTCGTTGATCGGGTCGATGATTTCAGCAATCTGTTGCCCGGCTTCGAGGTATTGACCGGCCACCGCTGTGTACACCAGCAGGCCACCGACCGGCGTGATCACCGGTTCCACACCCGCCAGTGGCGTGGCGGGATAGGGCAATGGCGGCTGCGGTTTGGTTTCGCCGACGATCGCATCGGACTGGATCAGATAATCGATCAGCGCCTGGCAGTCGCGGCTGGCCAGTGGATGGGTGACGTCACCCTGGCCGCGCAACTCGACGGTCACCGAGAAACTGCCAAGCGGAATTTCGAAGTGCTCGCCGAAACGTTCCTTCAGTTGCCACCACAGCAGGGTGAAGCATTCGTCGAACGACTGGCCGCCGGAATCGGTGGCCAGCAGGCTCGCCTGAGCTTCGATGTAGCGCGCCAGCGGTTCGACCTGCGGCCACGCTTCGGGCGTGGTGTAGAGGTGCACCACCGATTCGAAATCACAGTGCAAGTCCAGCACCATATCCGCGTCGCAGGCCAGCCGTTGCAGGGTCAGACGCTGGGATTGCAGTTGCGTGCTGGCGGTCTGGCGGGCGAGGGCGTTGCGCAGATGCGTGCGGATCAGTTCGAGGTTGTGCTGCGGATCGTCATTCAGCCTGCCTTCGATGGCGTTGCCGATTTCTTCACTGAGGTCGACGAACCAGCGGTTGAAGTTCTGCCCGCTCTCCAGTTCGTAGCGGCCCAGCGGTACGTCCATCAACACTTGTTCGAGGCCGACCGGGTTGGCCACCGGTACCAGCACGATTTCGCTGCGCAGGCGGCCGGCCGCTTCCAGCTCGGCCAGACGTTGCTTGAGGTGCCAGGCGACGAGCATGCCCGGCAGTTCGTCGGCATGCAGCGAAGACTGAATGTAAACCTTGCCCTTGGCCTGTTCCGGGCCGAAGTGGAAGCTGTGGATCTGTCGTGCGGTCCCCGGCAGCGGGGCCAGCAAGTCATGGATCAGGTGGCGCATTTTTTATCTCTTTATTCCTGAGCTGGGCCTAGTGAGTCGGGCCGAGGAAGGCCAGCCATCGGCGTTCGGCAAGGCGGAACAGGCCGACCAGCGCAAAGGTAATGGTCAGGTAGATCAGCGCGGCAATGCCGAACGACTGAAAGGTCAGGAAGGTCGCCGAGTTGGCGTCCCGCGCGACTTTCAGAATGTCGGGGATGGTCGCGGTGAAGGCCACGGTGGTCGAGTGCAGCATCAGGATCACTTCGTTGCTGTAATACGGCAATGATCGGCGCAGGGCCGAGGGCATGATCACGTAGGCATACAGCTTCCAGCCGGTTAGCCCGTAAGCCTTGGCGGCTTCGACTTCGCCGTGGTTCATGCTGCGAATCGCCCCGGCGAAAATCTCCGTGGTGTAGGCGCAGGTGTTCAGGGCGAAGGCGAGGATCGTGCAGTTCATCGCATCGCGAAAGAAACTGTCGAGCAACGGCTGCGCACGCACGGCGGCGAGGCTGTAGATCCCGGTGTAGCAAATCAGCAACTGGATATACAGCGGCGTGCCACGGAACAGGTAGGTGTAAAACTGCACCGGCCAGCGAATGTAGAAGTGCGGCGAAACTCGCGCAATCGACAACGGAATCGACACCAGAAAACCGATGAAGATCGAGGCGCTGAGCAGCCACAGCGTCATCGCCAGCCCGGTGATGTTCTGGCCGTCGGTATAAAGGAAGGCGCGCCAGTATTCCTGCAGGAGTTCGATCATCGTACGGCCTCCCGGGCACCGGCGGCGTAGCGGCGTTCGAGCCAGCGCAGGATGAAGTTGGAAGCACTGGTGATCAGCAGATAGATCAACGCGGCGAGAACCAGGAAGTAGAACAGTTGATAAGTGCTTTTACCGGCGTCCTGTGCAGCTTTGACCAGGTCGGCAAGGCCGATGATCGACACCAGTGCGGTGGCCTTGAGCATCACCATCCAGTTGTTACCAATGCCCGGCAGGGCGAAGCGCATCATTTGCGGGAACACCACGTAGCGAAAGCGCTGGCCGCGTTTGAGGCCATACGCGGTGGCGGCTTCAACCTGACCGCGCGGCACGGCGAGAATCGCGCCACGGAAAGTTTCGGTGAAATACGCGCCATAGATGAAGCCCAGGGTCATCACCCCGGCGCTGAATGGGTTGATCTCGATGTATTCCCATTCCATGTAGTCAGTCAGGGACGTTAGCCAGGTTTGCAGGCTGTAGAAAATCAGCAGCATCAGCACCAGATCCGGCACGCCGCGAATCAGCGTGGTGTAGAGCTGGGCAGGCAGGCGTACCAGTTTGACTTTTGACAGCTTGGCACTGGCGCCGAGCAGGCCGAGCAAAACGGCCACCAGCAGCGACAACGCCGATAATTTGATGG comes from Pseudomonas sp. RU47 and encodes:
- a CDS encoding ligase-associated DNA damage response DEXH box helicase, producing MAKSPDLAKIWFSARDWKPFAFQKQVWAAVKNGESGLLHASTGAGKTYAVWFAALNRFARSQPAVETSRKRKQPAEPLTVLWITPMRALAADTARALQTPVDDLQIPWSIGLRTGDTSSSERARQSRRLPTTLITTPESLTLLLARADAQVALSSLRMIVVDEWHELLGNKRGVQLQLALARLRHWQPDLIVWGVSATLGNQSHAEQVLIPQGGGISIQGQSEKSLKVDTLLPPAIERFPWAGHIGLKMLPQVVAELDACASTLVFTNTRAQSEIWYQALLEARPDWAGLIALHHSSLSRETRDWVEQALKDGQLKAVVCTSSLDLGVDFLPVERVLQIGSAKGVARLMQRAGRSGHAPGRTSRVTLVPTHSLELIEAAAAGDAVEQRRIEPRLSPHKPLDVLVQHLVSMALGGGFIPEDLYEEVRGAWAYRDLTPADWAWALAFVRHGGMSLTAYPDYRRVEPDEHGIWRVPDARLARRHRMSIGTIVSDASIQLKFWSKGGGGKQLGSVEEGFIARLKPGDGFLFAGRLLELVRVENMTAYVKRSTAKKAAVPRWNGGRMPLSNELAEAVVRRFSAAAQGEFIGPEMQALRPLLETQMRWSGLPTTENLLAEVLKSREGWHLFLYPFAGRQVHLGLASLLAWRVSQRQPVTFSIAVNDYGLELLSATPIDWAEYLNTDLFNADDLLTDVMASLNAGELALRRFREIARIAGLVFAGYPGAPKSTRQVQASSGLFFEVFKQYDADNLLLAQAGEEVLREELDIGRLEQTLERINGMKLDVHQLKRPTPLGFPLLVERMRESMSSEKLADRIRRMVGDLENSADKDKSR
- a CDS encoding ABC transporter ATP-binding protein; the encoded protein is MYKLTVEGLHKSYGDHQVLKGVSLKAKTGDVISLIGASGSGKSTFLRCINFLEQPNDGAMSLDGQAIRMVTDRHGMHVADAAELQRLRTRLAMVFQHFNLWSHMTVLENITMAPRRVLGCSKQEADDRARRYLDKVGLPARVADQYPAFLSGGQQQRVAIARALAMEPEVMLFDEPTSALDPELVGEVLKVIQGLAEEGRTMIMVTHEMSFARKVSSQVLFLHQGLVEEEGAPEEVLGNPKSERLKQFLSGNLK
- a CDS encoding succinylglutamate desuccinylase/aspartoacylase family protein, yielding MRHLIHDLLAPLPGTARQIHSFHFGPEQAKGKVYIQSSLHADELPGMLVAWHLKQRLAELEAAGRLRSEIVLVPVANPVGLEQVLMDVPLGRYELESGQNFNRWFVDLSEEIGNAIEGRLNDDPQHNLELIRTHLRNALARQTASTQLQSQRLTLQRLACDADMVLDLHCDFESVVHLYTTPEAWPQVEPLARYIEAQASLLATDSGGQSFDECFTLLWWQLKERFGEHFEIPLGSFSVTVELRGQGDVTHPLASRDCQALIDYLIQSDAIVGETKPQPPLPYPATPLAGVEPVITPVGGLLVYTAVAGQYLEAGQQIAEIIDPINDRITPIHCTSAGLMYARSLRRMATAGMVIAHVAGAEAYRSGYLLSP
- a CDS encoding ABC transporter permease, whose product is MIELLQEYWRAFLYTDGQNITGLAMTLWLLSASIFIGFLVSIPLSIARVSPHFYIRWPVQFYTYLFRGTPLYIQLLICYTGIYSLAAVRAQPLLDSFFRDAMNCTILAFALNTCAYTTEIFAGAIRSMNHGEVEAAKAYGLTGWKLYAYVIMPSALRRSLPYYSNEVILMLHSTTVAFTATIPDILKVARDANSATFLTFQSFGIAALIYLTITFALVGLFRLAERRWLAFLGPTH
- a CDS encoding ABC transporter permease is translated as MFENLLQNLGLAAFSLKGFGPLLLEGTWMTIKLSALSLLVAVLLGLLGASAKLSKVKLVRLPAQLYTTLIRGVPDLVLMLLIFYSLQTWLTSLTDYMEWEYIEINPFSAGVMTLGFIYGAYFTETFRGAILAVPRGQVEAATAYGLKRGQRFRYVVFPQMMRFALPGIGNNWMVMLKATALVSIIGLADLVKAAQDAGKSTYQLFYFLVLAALIYLLITSASNFILRWLERRYAAGAREAVR